A genome region from Poecile atricapillus isolate bPoeAtr1 chromosome 34, bPoeAtr1.hap1, whole genome shotgun sequence includes the following:
- the LOC131590608 gene encoding serine/threonine-protein kinase TAO2-like isoform X6, whose translation MPAPRPPARPGSLRDPEVAVLFLKDDPEKVFGELREIGHGSFGAVFSARDLRSQELVAIKKMSYRGRASSEQKWQDIVREVKVLQRLRHPNTVGFRGCYLRENTAWLAMEFCVGSALDLLEGHQEPLREEEIGAITEGALQGLGYLHSQGVIHRDIKAGNILLGTPGHVKLGDFGSAAVATPANSLDGPGGDSGHGRGALRRPGGRVVTGHHLHRDG comes from the exons ATGCCGGCTCCTCgacccccagcccggcccgggaGCCTCCGGGACCCCGAAGTTGCCGTATTATTCCTCAAAGATGATCCCGAAAAAGTTTTTGGGGAATTGCGGGAGATCGGGCACGGAAGTTTTGGGGCCGTGTTCAGC GCCCGTGACCTGCGCTCCCAGGAGTTGGTGGCCATCAAGAAAATGTCCTACCGTGGCCGAGCCTCCAGCGAG cagaaGTGGCAGGACATCGTGAGGGAGGTGAAGGTGCTGCAGAGGCTCCGGCACCCCAACACCGTCGGCTTCAGGGGCTGCTACCTGCGGGAAAACACGGCCTGG ctCGCCATGGAATTCTGTGTGGGATCAGCCCTGGATCTGCTGGAAG GTCACCAGGAGCCGCTGAGGGAGGAGGAGATCGGGGCCATCACTGAgggggccctgcagggcctgggctACCTGCACAGCCAGGGGGTCATTCACAG GGACATCAAGGCCGGGAACATCCTCCTGGGGACCCCCGGCCACGTCAAACTGGGCGACTTCGGCTCGGCCGCCGTGGCCACCCCGGCCAATTCCTTG gatGGCCCCGGAGGTGATTCTGGCCATGGACGAGGGGCTCTACGACGGCCGGGCGGACGTGTGGTCACTGGGCATCACCTGCATCGAGATGG CTGA
- the LOC131590632 gene encoding atherin-like — protein MGDLKFPRIPLQAEPPADPGGDGGGAVRGRGPEPRPEVWDPPHPPGLRHRPAAAGTARLSPVAAALGVGEGRCRCCWGAWPEVGEGRPLPPSPSTPPPPSPR, from the exons ATGGGGGATCTGAAATTTCCCCGGAttcccctccaggctgagcctccTGCGGATCCTGGGGGCGACGGCGGCGGCGCCGTTCGGGGTCGGGGTCCTGAGCCACGGCCTGAGGTGTGGGACCCCCCCCACCCGCCTGGCCTGCGCCAccgccctgctgctgctggcacg gcGAGGCTCTCCCCTGTGGCCGCTGctctgggggtgggggaggggcgctGCCGGTGCTGCTGGGGGGCGTGGCCcgaggtgggggaggggcggcccctccccccttccccctctACACCGCCGCCGCCATCGCCCAG GTGA